In Vigna angularis cultivar LongXiaoDou No.4 chromosome 8, ASM1680809v1, whole genome shotgun sequence, one DNA window encodes the following:
- the LOC108344641 gene encoding E3 ubiquitin-protein ligase ATL6 — MPTNSHPQNTHCYKQFPIFFPFLSQYNPPNHTSQLPTFKLFLTKHFHSHLILLFTNSKSHTQMPESSKFHIFQSTLFTFLSLSFLHASTAQAQSSMEPVPTYITHHSWEPSVAITVGAIIFALLVMGILSIYLRRCAESRIIITTTQTTTTVPCSCAQGINKELLNTFPTLFYSNIKDLKKGEETLECAVCLTDFSDKDALRLLPKCNHVFHPHCIDSWLASHVTCPVCRANLSQDSCQVAITVPTLHDEEVSGSEETVAEPNQNTNTNHAVNQVCVGSPALSDDTTKTVYVSEEQSSSPDVVPELELNSNSVSGDGVVVVAERNLSRSNSTGHSLVGVERYTLRLPEDVRRYILVNHGRSVQRSASVKGTCWSDSEESYAGKRVEKRWVICTPPFVASHG, encoded by the coding sequence ATGCCAACAAATTCTCATCCCCAAAACACCCATTGCTACAAACAATTCCCcatctttttcccttttctttccCAATATAACCCCCCAAACCACACTTCCCAACTTCCTACCTTCAAACTCTTCCTCACCAAACACTTCCACTCTCACCTCATTCTTCTCTTCACAAACTCTAAATCACACACCCAAATGCCTGAATCAAGTAAATTTCACATCTTTCAAAGCACCCTCTTCACATTCCTCTCCCTCTCCTTCCTCCATGCTTCCACAGCTCAAGCACAGTCTTCCATGGAGCCTGTGCCCACATACATCACCCACCACAGCTGGGAGCCCTCCGTTGCCATCACCGTTGGAGCCATCATCTTTGCTCTTCTTGTGATGGGCATCCTCTCCATCTACCTCCGCCGGTGTGCCGAGTCACGGATCATCATCACCACCACGCAGACCACCACCACTGTCCCCTGCTCCTGCGCGCAGGGGATCAACAAGGAACTCCTTAATACCTTTCCCACCCTCTTCTACTCCAACATCAAGGACCTCAAAAAGGGTGAAGAAACGCTCGAATGTGCTGTGTGCTTGACCGATTTCTCAGACAAAGATGCCCTCAGACTCCTCCCCAAATGCAACCACGTGTTCCACCCTCACTGCATTGATTCCTGGCTCGCTTCCCACGTGACATGCCCTGTGTGCCGCGCGAATCTCAGCCAGGATTCGTGCCAGGTTGCCATAACTGTTCCCACCCTTCATGATGAGGAAGTTTCCGGAAGTGAAGAAACTGTGGCAGAACCAAATCAAAACACTAACACAAACCATGCCGTGAATCAGGTTTGTGTCGGAAGTCCTGCATTGAGTGATGACACTACCAAAACAGTGTATGTAAGTGAGGAACAATCTTCATCTCCTGATGTTGTTCCTGAGTTAGAGTTAAATTCAAATTCTGTGTCTGGTGATGGGGTGGTTGTTGTTGCTGAGAGGAACCTTTCGAGGTCAAATTCCACTGGGCATTCTCTTGTGGGTGTGGAAAGGTACACGTTGAGGTTACCGGAAGACGTGAGGAGGTACATTCTGGTGAATCATGGAAGGAGTGTTCAGCGTTCTGCTAGTGTTAAGGGTACGTGTTGGAGTGATAGCGAAGAGAGTTATGCCGGGAAGAGGGTGGAGAAGAGGTGGGTGATTTGCACGCCGCCATTTGTGGCAAGCCATGGCTGA
- the LOC128193584 gene encoding uncharacterized protein LOC128193584: MARRSPPPPPPSPSPAQSDVSNLVRVMESFVVAMQQQNASLIQQNTIALQQLEAARVSAEAHQRQFVELINGGARAPADPFYIPPTPIQEWSLENFLQHHPAKFCGNISADEADQWFRDMERIFNAKNCPDDNRLAYTEYLLSGEANHWWTSTRTLLERSGKPITWNLFQNKFYAEYFPDSVRYTKEVEFLQLVQRGMTVTEYADKFKHLSRFHTLDMDEEWQCRKFENGLRGDIKLLVKGLCIKEFPTLVERAKVLEKTKNEMEFQQRPP; this comes from the coding sequence ATGGCACGCAGatcacctcctcctcctcctccttctccttcaccGGCACAGTCTGATGTTTCTAATTTGGTGAGAGTAATGGAATCTTTTGTGGTGGCGATGCAACAGCAGAATGCATCATTGATACAACAAAACACAATTGCATTACAACAATTGGAGGCTGCTAGGGTGTCAGCTGAGGCACACCAGAGGCAATTTGTGGAACTAATAAACGGTGGTGCAAGAGCTCCCGCTGACCCATTCTATATTCCACCCACTCCTATTCAAGAGTGGAGTCTAGAGAATTTTCTTCAACATCATCCAGCTAAATTTTGTGGCAATATCAGTGCCGACGAAGCAGACCAATGGTTTAGAGATATGGAGAGAATTTTCAATGCCAAAAACTGCCCAGACGATAATAGATTggcttatactgaatatttgtTGTCAGGAGAAGCCAATCATTGGTGGACCAGTACGAGAACACTGTTGGAAAGGAGTGGTAAACCGATCACTTGGAACTTATTCCAGAATAAGTTCTATGCTGAGTACTTTCCGGACAGTGTAAGGTATACCAAGGAAGTAGAATTTCTCCAGTTAGTGCAAAGGGGAATGACTGTGACAGAATATGCCGATAAATTTAAGCATCTTAGTCGCTTCCATACTCTGGATATGGATGAAGAATGGCAGTGtaggaagtttgaaaatggacTGAGAGGAGATATCAAATTGCTGGTCAAAGGTTTATGTATCAAGGAGTTTCCTACATTGGTGGAGAGAGCTAAAGTGTTAGAAAAGACAAAGAATGAAATGGAATTTCAGCAGAGACCACCCTAG